The stretch of DNA ttatgttttcaaTTTTTAGTTGTTTCTTTAATTGTAACTTAGATAATAGCTCACCTAACAATTCAATTATAACAATATGtttaagagttttttttatatagtttataagATTTTGAAGATAAGAATACAAGGATCAATTCCAAACGACAGGAGTTGTATTAACAATTGACCAAAAGGAAGAATGCAATAAAAGCAACTTGTGTCACATTCTAAATGGGAATCCAACCTTAATCAAATATGCCCAATACAACAATAGTCACCACAAACCAATTGCCTTAAAAAAATGTCATTATATCCTTACTCTAGTCTTATGGCATACTCTAACAGTAAATGAATCCACTAAAGGTATTGCAAAAggcacaaaaaggaaaaaaaaaaaaagcaatgctCAAAAGGAACACTAAAAGGAAGGGGTTAAAAGGGTGGGGGACGGCCAAATATTTCCCTATGATGACCAAAGCATATCTGCTATTGAATggtggagaaaaaaaaaacaaaagtcaaGTAAAAATTTTGATCATAGTAGAATTGATAATTTATACGTTTAATTTTTCAttgctatttttttaattattgtaaaataatatttttattctaattattaaatataattaaaataatgaacTTATTTAAcgattcaaatattataataaaaattaaatcataattaagcaatttaacatattcaatatataatatagttttacttcatataattaataaaaagtgacattattaaaaataagaactaattaatataattaacatgtataaaaaaatattttaataattcaaatataatgctaataaaataaatttctaatCGTTATTAAAGCatttgtaaaaactataaataaaTTGATATGTTGCCAATTAAATTATTACCtcataatcaattaaaaataatattatgtctCTCTCCGGTGTCATTGTTGTTCGAATatgatttaatattatttttttgaagaaCCATTGTTTTAATCCTCCATTCTTTTTGAGATATTTCTAGCTTATTGTTAAAACTAATGCCAATAATGACAATATAGAACGATcacaaagcaaaagaaaaagaaaaagaaaatatatagattttacgtggaaaccctttcgggaaaaaaccacgagcaCAGGAGGagaattcactaatgttgaaaactgAATGATATAAGTGAAGTTTCGATTACATCTATTtgaaggttgaaaaaccttattctaattaatgatacaagaggagtttcgacccTCGGCCTTAAGCCTTACAAATATCCCCTtgttttaccactgtattttctTTAACAAGAATtcaggtcacacaactctaacacttATTATTGCTAACAATCTCCCTTTTTTTTATTGGTAAATATTTTTTGTTGCTACTTGATTGAAAATGCCTGAGTATTAGATGCTATTTATAGAGTTAAACTTaactttaatttatatataattctaATATCAATTAAGTGATAttagtaaataaattttttatctttttttatatttaaaattctattcaaatccaaactcaaatttacATTCAagcttaaattataaatttaattattaaatctaaattattaaattataaatttagcttTACTTCAATATTCTTTTAACTATAATTACTATCCTAatatttcacgttaacattttttaactattaaatataaattaaattataaataagttgTAATTATCTAATCAATGTTAAGTACAATGATTATAGCttaagtaatttaatattttaatatgtcaattcagtaatttaatatttttatatatattatagatgatttgttaattttttaagtacATATTATAATTTGAGGGAGGAGAATAACAATAACggagtttaaattttgatttttttgaatgcTAATTAAGGGTTTAACGAGTTTGAACATTGAAAACggtatttttaaaagaaacaaccATAAATTTTCAAAAGAATTAATCTTTATAGATAGCAAAACAGacataaaagataaaaattaagtGGTTGATTATTTGttaagaattttaatatgtcaATAATTTTTACATAAAGTTTTGAAAGATTTAAGTATATATTGTTGTATTATATGATTATATCATTCATCGGATATAAATCAAGATGAGATATGGGAATAGAGTGGGTGACAGAACCATGTGAGTGACCCACCACCTCCACCACTATCACCGCCCCTTTCTCTATTCTCTAATAGGCCAGTGGAGTGGATTTCTTGGTTGGCTTCATATCGACGCTAACAGCCAAAATAACCCAACCACAGCAATTAAACCAATACAACATCAACAAGTAGATATGaccatttctatatatttttctctctttttttttggttatgtttttgtttaaaaggttgtatttgtataaaatttaacaaaataacatttcatattatattaattttggtATGTTGGTGcatattttatatcatattttaatatctttttggTATCCTATTCCTTCAAGAGCCTTAAATTACCAAATATACCTGCATGTAAGATAACATACCCCCACACACTCTTTCttaaagaaaaactaaagaagGGGTTACTATCATTAACTCATTTGACAAAACAACCACTTATCTTGGTTGCCCACTAACCCTAACCCCAACCCTTTGCTTTCCCTATTCCTACCCCGCcccccccctctctctctctaATGCTAGTGGCTCTCTTTCTCAGCTCTCCCTTTGGTTGGCCACTAGTCCAAGCCCTACCTTTTTTTCTCAAATGCTAGTGGTTCATTCATTTCTCTCTTTACAACCCCCCACTGAGCCTTTCTTTTGAGCTTCAACTTCTTTGATGGGTGTGAATACATAATGTTAACAGCTAAACTATAACTAAAGAGTTTGTTTTTTGCTTAGTATGGGGAGAGATGGAAAAAGAAACTAACCAAGAAAACCCATCTCTCCTCTCAAATAATAACATCTCCATCACTAAAGAAGACTCCTCCCCTAAAAAACACCCTGGAAACACCGCTGCGGCTGGTGGCGGAGATAGGCTGAAACGTGATGAATGGAGTGAAGGAGCTGTTTCAAGCTTGCTTGAGGCTTACGAAAACAAATGGGTGCTTAGAAATAGAGCCAAACTTAAGGGTCATGATTGGGAAGATGTGGCTCGCTATGTTTCAGCTCGAGCTAATTGTACCAAGTCGCCAAAGACTCAAACTCAGTGCAAAAACAAGATTGAGTCAATGAAGAAAAGGTATCGATCGGAGTCTGCCACGGCGGATGGATCTTCTTGGCCTTTGTATCCACGCCTTGACCTTTTACTTCGTGGCAGTACTGCACCTCCTCCTCCTCCGTTACTGCCACCACAGCTGCAACCGTCAGCGGTTCCTCAAGCTGCTACTCCAATTTCCACTAACCCTCCTTTCATGACTTTACCAGAGCCCTCCATGATGGTGGTGCTACAGCAACAGcatccaccaccaccaccaccacattTGGCTCCTCAGCTTCCTGGAACTACACAAAATTCACACGATTCCAATGGTATTGATAGGATCCCCAAGGTcagttcgaatatatatatatctattagcCTATGACTTGAATTTAAGATTTCAACCCTCATCTTTATCTTCATATtagtttcaatttttataaatttaaaggcCTAAACTATCTTTTTGTATTTATGCTTGTTGAATTGATGATGTATAATTTTATGTACAATCATAATAATAcatcattgaaaatttttaaaattaaaatttacctaatattatttttaataatgtgtCATCATTTTGTTTATTCAATTAATAATCTTTGATCATCTTGCTCACTAATGGGATACGAAATTGTATACCTAATtgcatcaaatatatattttttagaaattaattaaaagattagTGTGTAATCTAATTCTGAAAAGCATATAGTAAAGAAAATTTAGAGTGTTGAAATGGTTAGGTGGGTTAATACCCGAATCAAAGTACCATTAACCGAATTACTcgaaatgtaaaaattttaaaccgTTAATCAAACTGAAGTTTCTTTCAAATACATTAATCGAAccgaaatatttcggttaattcggtcgattaatcgaaatttatatactttttgtcttttgattaaaataagtataaaacatataaaaaatacattgctaatgttcattttttttaatagttcaaaaaactttaaatgaaggtgaaaataataaataggACATTAGAAATACTACaaaaattatttcgattaattaattaatttgattaattacttgatttcgaaccgaattaactgataatttaaattttaaaaaattattaaccgacctaTGAACATGATGAGAAAAATAGTACTAGAAAGGAAGGTATCATCGACTCGAAGTTTTTACCATGGTTTAGTTCTAATAAAGTAAAATTCTAAAGTTTAGTTTCCTTTTCAGAAAAATAATTGCAAGtcagaaaaaaggaaagaaagaagaagctaAAATTGTCCATTTCCTATTATTTtaactccatttttatttttgccatGACATCTTTTACAATGCAATCAAGTAAGAAGTTGTTCTTTTCAGATACCATTTTAACATCTTTAATGAAGAAAACTTACCATTTGTTTCgtttaataattgaatttggattcatatttttaaatgtgattagattttgataaattaaaatttgatattcttCTTTTGTATTTTTCTCCAAGACTTGATTTTACTTGAAGTTTTCGAGTTGTTTCAATTTGAACAGGAGGATGGAGCCGGTACAAAGTCATCGGGTCGTTTATCGGACAAGATAGCTATGGAGACAGATAGTAGTACGCCTGCTCTTTATAGCGACAGAGAAAGACCGAGATCGAAGAAAGCAAAGATGAAAATAGAGACGATGGCAacgatgatgaagaagaagaagagaaggaaaGAAGAGTGTGAAATTGGAGGGAGCATTCAATGGCTAGCACAAGTAGTTTTAAAATCAGAACAAGCAAGGATGGAAACAATGAAAGAAATCGAAAAAATGAGGGTTGAAGCTGAGGCTAAAAGAGGAGAAATGGACCTCAAAAGAACTGAGATCATTGCCAACACTCAATTGGAAATTGCTAGGCTCTTTGCAGGATCAAATAAAGGAGTTGATTCTTCATTAAGGATTGGAAGAAATTGAAAACTTATGGTGATTATTAGTGAATAATCTAATTaattatatgtgtatgtatagATTTTGTGTATTGACAATGAGCAAGGGCAGGTGAAAAATTAAGGGTTAACTCTTAATagactaattaattaattagataaagaAAATGGggttggtaaatagccatttctACCTCATTTCTAAGCTTTCTCTTTTAGAGAAAATGTAGTATTTGTAGAAAGAAAAAATATGTACCTACACAATCATACTAAATTGATGTGTAGTACAAGAACTTCTAATGTATTAAGCAAATGAACTTCTATCCATAACTGTTCAGATATCTCTTTCTTTGTCAAACTCTACTATTAGATTTATTAAAGGTCACTTaccattttaaatataatatttagtagaatttaaataattattaaattatatcgGATTCAGACAACTATGTATGTtatttgtaacgccctaaatccAACTCGGTTCATCGGGTCCGGATCTCGGGTGTAAAATTTTCACTTagtaaaattttctaaacaaCCTTATTGTACACttgacttgtaacaccccaaacctggtctagacattatggccgaatctgacgatgtcacatggtagtgcttttcgaaaaatatGTTGTCGCTAAATCctcttttctatttaaccatttttttattatcttatgttaatttcaaatcgtgtcattcattttcaaaacattattcatttataaacctttattcaatttcaaaacatttttttattacggaagcttttaaacaatttgcttattcgtggtatttttgataaaacattaatttcatttgaaaacccgagttttacctaacactagcagatttaaatcataaaaccgtataaaatctaaattttaaaccaaaattcgtaaaggccataattatagcaaaatactcccaaataaaagtaaaatcatgaaTAGCTATTAAACATtgtaaaagaagtcgtgtggccaccactgagtcctccgctgcaccaatCCGCCTatatctggggattacctgtacaaattaaacagaaggagtgagtttacgtaaactcagtgtgtaatccccatacaaataTACGGACAGTAAACAGATAATCACAATCTAGGATTAAGCCATTTTTGATATCAGTATCAGTCCAGTTTGGGCcatagcccatctcagtacaaaaacagtcatgcagtagggctttagcccatcacagtatcagtagcagtaacagatatgcagtcacaaaaatcttacccatccagcctctacacaccatctccgtgcAACCCTAcattccatgtggggatataatcaacccaccatccctacactccaagtagtaccaaatgcggcactagacagtagtttgcaaCTGAGCTgtcagtaaattaggctcgaggcctttcagtacacttcctccgaacaatataatccccaacccaatgcaatgtaatatacaaatatgacaggctataacataatatcacgcatgtaaacagggcatacagtatcaaatcagtaagacatcatcatgcttaatcatattagtcatacagtcatttcagtcaattaggggtctagataagcttaccgaccctacagtaggtccacagtcgactcagGCGACCCTTGCAACCTTAgcaataaaatagtgaaaataggcCCACAAGCCTATGATGTTCTCCCATGTGGGTCCACACATCCATTTGGCCCACATGTCCTAAATTGGCCTTGGCTTCATGATCTATTTTATTGTAACCCGTGCTAGATAATTATTCATATGTGtctccactatttacttatatgatccttcaaagctatctacttgagtcactgttactaaattatttgtatcttaagctacagaattctgaattaagatccgcaagattttcctgaaactagactcacatatattcttaccataaaattttcagaatttttggtttagccaataagtacagtttattctttaaagtttctcatgttctgctgtctgacagtttcgacctttctacactaaaaattaattatcttgtcgtacagaattcagatgatgttcctgtttgtttctcttgaaagtagactcattcagaatattaaaaatataaattttaactcataattatttttatacaatttttaataattttgaccCTGTCACACCAAAGTCAGGACAAtggattccaaaatcattttgaccctgtcacactaaaattcaaatatctcataatatgaaattcttttgcttacttcgtttcttctatgagaaactaaactcaaatatctttaatcccatatttttttcatcttctaatccgatttccacaatttatggtgatttttcaaagttagcctactactgctgtccaaacagcaagcaatttcggcttttcactgaatcccttatttttgtgtttcgggtacacacttggCATCGTTTCGCTGCAAATACACTCCCAAGCACTACaagacctaaaaataaataattagagccTAATTTAGATCACTAACGAAAACTCACAACTGAAAATCGTTTACATCAAAATCAATATTGAACCTAAACACTTACTGGCAACGAACCGAAATTTCTAACGCTCAATTCGCTTGTGAAGCCGCAACTGATTTCTGACTTTTGCCTAAAACAAGAGAGCTAAAACAATCTTTTCTAGGAACTAGCTCAGAAATGATAAAATAGAGGTAGTCAGATACTTACAGAACGAGTGTATACAATTGCTGGTTGGAAAGTGAGCTAGTAGAAAAATCAAACAGAGTGGGTGGACTAGGGAGCAAAAATTCGACAAAGCAAAGAAGAAGAGGACAACAGAAAAATTGGGGAAAACAGGAGAATGccaaaatttggaaaaaataaaaaccaaatagaAACTTAGATGATATCGATAGCTACCCCACATCCCTAAATTTTCTCTCACTAATCCTACTAACTTACAACCACTCCAGAATCCCACACTGCCAAAATACTCGTCCATCACTGCGCAAAAATAACGCCTACACTCCAGCATGGATTCGAACTCAAGACCTCATGCAATcaaacactccacttaaccactagaccaacaggcccattctattatttgattaccaacaattaaacttaagccctttAGGCCAGGTTAAgccttatttataaaaatactaaaatttgcccaagtcatggcttgaacttgggatctCCTGCACACACCCAgagcacttaaccattgaagtagaCAAGTACTTATGTCACATATACacaaaaataagaattaaaaattttggggcgttacaattctacctcatttaaaaaaatttcggcctcgaaattttacctgatcagaacagatgaggatactgctgttGCATCGCATCCTCAGTCTCCTACGTAGCCTCCTCAAAGCTATGATTACTCCAAATAACCTTAACCAACGAGATGAATTTTCTTCTTAGAACCTTTACATCATGCTCCAAAATCTGAACTGACTCCTCCttaaaggtcagatctggcctaacctcgatcttcTCAACAGGAAcaatatgcgtgggatcagaACGATagtgcctcaacatagagacgtggaacacgtcatgaattcGATTCAATTCTGGAGGTAACTTTAACTGGTAGGCAACCGGTCCCATACGTTTCAGTATGCGGTAagacccaataaacctagggctcagcttacccttacgaccaaacctcaataccttcttctatggcgagaccttaagaaaaatgaaattccCCACAAAATACTCAATATCTCGACGCTTTAGATTTGCGTAGGACTTCTGCCTATCAAATACCGCTTTCAATCGGTcccgaatcagtctaactttatcctcggtatcagaaactaGCTCAGGGCCCAAAACACGCTGCTCgtctaactcagtccaacatgaaggtgTGCGACACCTACGatcatataaagcctcataaggtaccatctgaatgctagactgatagctgttgttataagcaaactctacagcggcaagtaatcctcccaactgcctctaaaatcaatcacacaacttctcaacatatcctccagtatctgaatcaccctctctgactgactgtcagtctgaggatggaacgcagtactgaagtccaatcttgtaCCCAGAACTTCAGGTAGCTTCTTCCAGAAttgagacgtgaagcgaggatccctatcaaatATTATCGAAAccggtaccccatgtagtcttaCTATCTCAAACACATATAGTTTAGCCAACTTCTGCAAAGAGTAGTCAGTACGAACCGATATGAAGTGGGCGgacttggtcaatcaatccacgatgacccatacagaatccttcttaATAGGTGTGAGAGGTAACCCACTAgcaaagtccatagtcactctctcccacttccaaagcagAATCTTGACTGGCTGcaacaaacccgaaggtaactgatactcagccttaacctgctggcatgtTAGACACTTAGCCACAAATTTGGTAACCTCTCGCTTAAGACCTGACCACCtgtataactcacgaaggtcacggtacatcttattttcgccaggatgcatagcataagggctactaagCGCCTttcgcagtatagactgcctcaattcAGTATCTCTCGGTACACAGATTCTCTCACGAAAATAGAGTgccccttcgctattcagtccaaaatcctcgGTATTTCCACTTTCAACCTGTAGAAAATGAAGTCCCAATGACTCATCCTCTTTCTGCTTACCATAATATGCTCTATCCACGTCGATTTAACTTGTAATTCAGCCAATAGACTACCATCAAcaaataaactgaggcgagcaaacatcaccctcagatcagtcatagctctacgactgagtgcgtcggccaccacattggccttaccaagatGGTAATCAGTAGTACAGTatagtccttaagcagctcaatccttTTATGCTGCCTAAGAGTCAGCTCCTTCtgattttcttattagtttgcttaGAAAATATACTTAATTTAGAATCATCTACGATTCTGATTTTTTACTATTCTGGCGAAATCATTCATATTTAAGGCAGTTCCAGTTCTCTCCCTCCCTTATGATACTGTGCTTATTCTGTTATTATaattgtttgtacattgaggacaatgtacatcttaaatgtGGAAAGGTTACCTATATGCTTATGCGATAAAATCCCtaaattgtttgtttgtttttaaggAATTTTCTCACAATTATCAtggaagttaatttttttttaaatttggaatttgtattgattttgttttgaaataattTGTGGATTTTTTTGTGAATTGTATGATTTATACTTTAAGATACGAGAAAGTCAAGCTTGATAagttgtttttcaaaaattattattttaggttgtctCTTTGAACTAaagaattattttgaaattttaaatttgcaagtttgacatcaaaaccataattttttatgAGCTTTTGAGCCTGTAgagcatatttatttttttgtactcattttattttttggttgcATGTcgacttgatttgttattctagaacttgcttcggttATACATGTTGAAaccacattattgatttgatatattgaaatgatagaggcacttaggatttGACCCACCTAACTTTTAGTCAGCTTACCTGTTGTATTAACCTTTAGTAAACCCCATTGAtcctaacacatttttttcttctaTCCCATCAATATTAACCCATAGCCCATATCTATATTGTAAAATTATCCTCTTCATTAACtccttttttgtcgagatttgatttggttagttactTAACTATGTTTCATAATTTGTTTTGCTTAATTtcttttgcaaaaagaaaaaagaaaaaaaaaagataactgGAAAAAAATGATTGAGCTTGAATCATTAGCTTCATATTGTGTTCAaaagcatttttattttttattttttgttgatgtaaattcttttaattcagcaatTGATTTTTTCTAGTTTGACAACTTATCAACTCAATTCTCGATTTTAAccaacttttttgacattttccaTACGCTTAACCTAAGCCCTATTACAACCTTGTTAAGAcctcttgattggtgtgtcatctcaTTTATATAGCGGtggatattttattttcaagcaagcctatgggaATGACATTTCCCGTTTAACTATTTTGTACGCattacttgaaccttaaacaatTTGAATgttttgagtgaatctttagtaaggatgttatTTCTTGTTGAGTTTGAATTTCAATTAACTAATGAGATAGAGGAGATGGCTAATGTTTTaatgacttaaaatttttttgcttAGATTGCTTATTTTTAGTGTCATTTTAGTTTgaatttccaatgcatgattatcTGTAAATGATCCTAAGACATTATCGGTGAAAAtgggttgaggattttgcttgaggacaagcaaacgcttaagtgtcgtgatatttgataagtgttaaaagtaacatgtttttctCCTCATTGTTAATGCAATTTTGGGTGGCTATTCagtgttaatggtgaattttatgctcttaatcctttaaattcatgtttttatacttaggagaacatttgggagcaaaatgagCAAAATCGGAGCGAGTTACAAAGGCCACATAAGCTAGACCacttcacatggccgtgtgagccatacgggtTACCACCATATGGCAGGCCAAGTCAATTTCGCAAATTGCATTTTGAATAGCAGAAAAacatgatttttagggttttttgagAATTCTGGGACcaatatatgacaaaaataagaagataggagtgaacaatcatagaatactcaagaaaacaactcaaaaaacaccattgaagtcaattctgaagtagatttccatcaagattgaagattgccttttgatttctttggagATTATTATGGGTTTTTTTTCTTATGGTTATACTGTAATTTGGATGTTTTTGTTTGCTAGCATGAATTAATTTTCTAAATGCACATGCTAATATATAGAAATGCAAGATCAATTTATCAAAAAGGTCCTACCCAACTCTGCTACACACTTCATTTATGAGTTCCCAGAGTTCATCTACTATATCACTTCGggttgtggatgaaccaccacTATACCATTTGTTATGTATACACAAcgtaattacaaaaaaatttccattagtttgtaaaaattgtggtTAAACCACtagtatttttagaaaaacatttgtagataAGCTGCCTACTTGCATTTGTAGATAACATGTTTCAGTATTGATCTCCATGAACTcattgaaatattatatatatgaacgGTAACTGAAGAGAGAagatcatattatttttaatggttttttcaaatattttaatgattGTCAGTAGAGAAAGGTGAGAAATTAGGTTTTTTTGGTAATCAAAAGGAGGCTAATGGCTTAGCATAAAAGCAGCAAGCCTGGATATGTAGACTTTCTTATTACACCAACTATTTCTATTTCTAAAATAGAACAATGTTAACAAGAGCTTCTCTAAAGAAGCAAAGATCAAAGCAAGAGCTAGTCCCCAAATGACCTAAGTAGTCTGATGTGACATTCCCTTCTTTGTGTACATGTTTGATGCTAATTTCCCACTCATGATCACATAATCCCTTAATGCTACGAACCAGTGCAAGATTGTTATCTTCTTCATCCCTCATTTTGAGCATTTGAGTTACTTACAAACTATTTGTCTCAAGGATAATTTTCTTGAACCCTTAGCTCCAAGAAAATGAGAGGCCATTGAAAGTAGCCCATATCTCAGTATGCAACGGTGATGTGATACTTAGGTTCCTTGTATAACCAAATAACCACCTTCCATGGCAGACCCTAAGTAGTCCACCTGAACTAGATCATAGAGATGTCGGATTAGAAGAGCCATTTGTATCTAGCTTTACCCATCTTGCAGGTAGAGGGAACCAACCTGCTTGATTAGCTAAATCAAAACTACAACATATAATTTCAA from Gossypium hirsutum isolate 1008001.06 chromosome D04, Gossypium_hirsutum_v2.1, whole genome shotgun sequence encodes:
- the LOC107927601 gene encoding trihelix transcription factor ASIL2: MEKETNQENPSLLSNNNISITKEDSSPKKHPGNTAAAGGGDRLKRDEWSEGAVSSLLEAYENKWVLRNRAKLKGHDWEDVARYVSARANCTKSPKTQTQCKNKIESMKKRYRSESATADGSSWPLYPRLDLLLRGSTAPPPPPLLPPQLQPSAVPQAATPISTNPPFMTLPEPSMMVVLQQQHPPPPPPHLAPQLPGTTQNSHDSNGIDRIPKEDGAGTKSSGRLSDKIAMETDSSTPALYSDRERPRSKKAKMKIETMATMMKKKKRRKEECEIGGSIQWLAQVVLKSEQARMETMKEIEKMRVEAEAKRGEMDLKRTEIIANTQLEIARLFAGSNKGVDSSLRIGRN